One Indicator indicator isolate 239-I01 chromosome 9, UM_Iind_1.1, whole genome shotgun sequence genomic window carries:
- the FLRT3 gene encoding leucine-rich repeat transmembrane protein FLRT3 — MISVTWSIFLVWTKIGLLLDMAPFSVSAKPCPSVCRCDVGFIYCNDRDLTSIPTGIPEDATTLFLQNNQINNAGIPSELKNLLRVERIYLYHNSLDEFPTNLPKYVKELHLQENNIRTITYDSLSQIPYLEELHLDDNSVSAVSIEDGAFRDNIYLRLLFLSRNHLSTIPWGLPKTIEELRLDDNRISTISELSLQDLTNLKRLVLDGNLLNNHGLGDKVFTNLVNLTELSLVRNSLTAAPVNLPGTNLRKLYLQENHINRVPPNAFSYLRQLYRLDMSNNNISNLPQGVFDDLDNITQLFLRNNPWHCGCKMKWVRDWLQSLPLKVNVRGLMCQAPEKVRGMAIKDLNAELFDCKDDGMISTIQITTAVPNTLYPAQGHWPVSVTKQPDIKTPNLNKNYRTTASPVRKIITIFVKSVSTETIHISWKVALPMTALRLSWLKMGHSPAFGSITETIVTGDRNDYLLTALEPESPYRVCMVPMETSNIYLSDETPECIETETAPLKMYNPTTTLNREQEKEPYKNSSLPLAAIIGGAVALVAIALLALVCWYVHRNGSLFSRNCAYSKGRRRKDDYAEAGTKKDNSILEIRETSFQMIPITNDQVSKEEFVIHTIFPPNGMNLYKNSHSESSSNRSYRDSGIPDSDHSHS; from the coding sequence ATGATTAGTGTAACCTGGAGCATCTTCCTAGTTTGGACTAAAATAGGGCTGTTACTTGACATGGCACCTTTTTCTGTTAGTGCCAAACCATGCCCTTCAGTTTGTCGCTGTGATGTGGGTTTCATATACTGTAATGATCGCGATTTGACGTCTATTCCTACAGGAATCCCAGAGGATGCTACTACCCTCTTCCTTCAGAACAATCAAATAAATAATGCTGGGATTCCTTCAGAACTGAAGAACTTGCTTAGGGTGGAAAGAATATATTTATACCACAACAGCCTAGATGAATTCCCCACTAACCTCCCTAAGTATGTTAAGGAACTGCATTTGCAGGAGAATAATATAAGGACCATTACTTATGATTCACTTTCACAAATTCCTTATCTGGAAGAACTGCATTTGGATGATAATTCTGTTTCCGCTGTTAGCATTGAGGATGGAGCTTTCCGGGACAACATCTATCTcagacttctttttctctctcgaAATCACCTTAGCACCATTCCCTGGGGTTTGCCTAAAACGATAGAAGAGCTACGCTTGGATGATAATCGTATTTCCACGATTTCAGAGCTGTCCCTTCAAGACCTTACAAATCTAAAACGCCTTGTTTTAGATGGAAATCTTCTAAATAATCATGGATTAGGAGACAAAGTCTTCACGAATCTCGTCAATCTTACAGAACTGTCATTGGTCCGCAATTCGCTCACAGCAGCACCAGTAAACTTGCCAGGAACAAACCTAAGAAAGCTCTATCTTCAAGAAAACCACATCAACCGTGTGCCACCCAATGCTTTCTCTTACTTAAGGCAGTTGTATCGACTAGATATGTCCAATAACAACATTAGCAATTTACCTCAGGGTGTctttgatgatctggacaacaTAACTCAACTTTTTCTTCGCAACAACCCTTGGCACTGTGGGTGCAAAATGAAATGGGTACGCGACTGGTTACAGTCATTGCCTTTAAAAGTTAACGTACGTGGACTGATGTGTCAGGCACCAGAAAAAGTACGTGGAATGGCTATCAAAGACCTCAATGCAGAACTATTTGATTGTAAGGACGATGGCATGATAAGCACCATACAGATCACTACTGCGGTACCAAACACATTATACCCAGCCCAGGGACACTGGCCGGTTTCTGTAACCAAACAACCAGACATCAAGACTCCTAACCTAAATAAAAACTACAGAACCACAGCAAGCCCGGTACGCAAAATCATTACAATATTCGTGAAATCCGTAAGCACGGAGACTATTCACATCTCCTGGAAAGTTGCACTACCAATGACTGCTTTAAGACTGAGCTGGCTCAAGATGGGTCACAGCCCTGCCTTTGGATCTATAACTGAAACAATAGTTACAGGTGACAGAAATGACTATTTGCTCACAGCTCTCGAACCTGAATCGCCGTACCGTGTATGCATGGTTCCCATGGAAACCAGCAACATCTATCTCTCCGATGAAACACCCGAGTGCATCGAGACTGAGACAGCACCTCTTAAGATGTACAACCCTACCACCACCCTCAATCGGGAGCAGGAGAAAGAACCTTACAAAAATTCCAGCTTGCCCTTGGCCGCTATCATCGGCGGTGCGGTGGCACTGGTGGCCATAGCGCTGCTGGCCCTGGTCTGCTGGTATGTCCACAGAAATGGGTCCCTGTTCTCCCGGAACTGCGCCTACAGCAAAGGACGCCGGAGAAAAGACGACTATGCCGAAGCGGGAACCAAGAAGGATAACTCCATCCTAGAAATCAGGGAGACGTCGTTCCAGATGATACCAATTACCAACGATCAAGTGTCCAAGGAGGAATTTGTAATACACACCATTTTCCCACCTAACGGCATGAACCTGTACAAGAACAGCCACAGTGAAAGCAGTAGTAACAGGAGCTACAGAGACAGTGGTATTCCAGATTCAGATCATTCACATTCATGA